Below is a window of Rattus norvegicus strain BN/NHsdMcwi chromosome 5, GRCr8, whole genome shotgun sequence DNA.
CCCTAGGTCCCTCCTCCCATGAGAGCCTTTCCCACgactgaaagaaaaatagagtaCAGGAAATTTGGCTTTATAATCGTGCTATTATAAAGTCAAACTAGTCCAGGTTGTATTAGTCTCATTCctctgattttatttaaaaaaaataaaattgtggtCTGAGAAGCACAGTGCCCCCCCTCTCCCCAAGGGGCTAATGTGAGCCCTTTAGGGCTGCCTGGTTCCACATTCCAGCTCCTCATTTACCAaggagtgtctgtctgtctgtcagtcatctgtctgtctgtgtcagtcCCCACCCCACTTCCTGTCACATGGGAATAAAAGTCTCAGAGTCATGAAAGCCTCAGAGTCATGGGGCTACTGGGGGTCTTTGGCCCTGTGTGTCAGTGCTCACTTGTGGCCCTGCACACGCTCAGTGAGAGCCAGTTCTCATgaaggaggtgaggcaggaggcctCTGTCTCTGTAACACAGACAGGAACGCTGAGGTCCCAAGCAAGGGGGAAGGGCCTGCCCAGGGCCTCGTGATCCATGGTAGAAACAGGATTCAGAAGGCCCTGAAGGTTGACAGAAGCAGATGATCAACTTATCTCAGTCACCAGTCATGAACAGGGACGGCTAGGGAAGGGCACTTCTGCATTGGAAGCTTGTACACACTTGGAGCTTGGTTTTGTGCGAGCTTCAGCTTCTCCACAGCACTGGGTCCCATCTAACGAGTCAGTTAAAAGGGAatgagcggggctggggatttagctcagtggtaaagcgcttacctaggaagcgcaaggccctgggttcggtccccagctccaaaaaaaagaacccccccccaaaaaaagggaATGAGCGCCTCATGAAACACAGGAAACAAAATGGGGCACAGCCCCTGGAAGCAAGGTTGGCAACTTTGGAGCCTGGGGGTCCAGGgaaggtggaggagaaggaaagatggccACAAGACTGCCCCACCCGTGTTTTCACACACCCTCATAAGCAGAGTCCCCAGGGCACTGGCTGGCCCCTCCCCTGGGAACTTAGTCAAAGTGTCAGAATTATTGCATCACTGGACACTCAAGGGTTAATGATGGGGAGTGGACAGGCCCTGTGTATTTAACTAATTGGGAGGTGGCCTGAGATCAGAGGCCCCTGCTCACTTCCTCCCACTGCAGCAGGCTCCCATGCCCCCTGCCTACCCCCAGGATGAAACCTCCCATTGCCCTGGTTTTCCTTTGCCTCCTGGGTAAGTGCCTTTCAtgacctctctcctcctctcctcccccaccccgcaATAGGAAGCACTCTGGATACCTGAGCATGTCTCTACACAGGGCATCATGGGTACTAAGCAGCGATAGAGGCTGCCAGCCTTCCTACCACCTACCTGGCCATCCTGGGGCTCCTGAGGCATGCACAGCCTGAACCAGCAGTGACtggaagagagggagggcaggagagaggagctgagaagaatgcagTCGGAGAATGTGGGGACCCTGGGATCCCCAACCTGTGGGGATGAGTGCCTCCCCACCTTAGAAGAATGCACTCAGAAGGGATGTGGGGTCCTCCCCACCGCTGAATCAGAAGGTTCTGGAGGAATTCAGGGAGAGCCATGGAGAAAGCTGGGAAACAGGCACACGGGTGTGTAATGAGATCTTTGTGGTGAACTCTCCACTGTTGGGGAGACAAGGGCTGAGGTCTGGGGAGATTCAGATTTTCCTGGGAGAGATGTAAAGAGTCGTTGTGGAGAGCCAGCACAGTGTGAGCAAGTGAAACAGAGCAAGGAACATGGGCTGGGTAGGAGACTGAGTTCGAATCCCTAAGACCCACGTAAAAGCTAGGcattgtggggttggggagttagctcagcggtagagcgcttgcctagcgagctcaaggccctgggttcggtccccagttctgaaaaaaagaaaaaaaaaaaagctaggcattgtggtgcacatctgtaaccctaATGCTgagtgtgagtgggtggggagtGAGTCGGGGagagcctcctgcctccctggctagccagtctagccaaatagGCAAGATCTAGGTTCACctagagattctgtctcaaacagagAGATGGAAAGTAAAGGAATCTGGTACCAACCACAGCTTCTGTAGATATACGCACCTATGGgtgacacagacaaacacaaacaaacacacagttCAGGGGGCCGGTACCTAGGGGAATCAAAGCACAAAGCATGCCACTGAGAATATCGTTACTTAGTATCACTGTTATTGATAGCTGGGTGCTTTGGAATGGGGAGGTTTGCTGAATGGTTGGGGAAATGTCTGGCGTCAGATCTGAAGCGACTTCATGATGGGACCCTGGATGCAATGCTCACTGGCCCTGAGGAACCTtgtggcctctgcctccttttccaTAGCGCCCCTGGCTGGTGGGAACCTGGTCCAGTTTGGAGTAATGATTGAGAGAATGACAGGAAAGCCCGCCCTGCAGTACAACGACTACGGCTGTTACTGTGGTGTTGGTGGCTCCAACTGGCCGGTGGACCAGACGGATTGGTGAGCTGGAGGActgcctggaggaggaggaggagctgggggagcagcctgggaggaaggagaagctgggGAAACCTAGACAGCATGGATTTATACTCCACTTCTATCTTGGGTCCCGGGGTCCCAGGAGCCCTGCTTCAGCCCAGCCCAGCTGAACTCACAGCCCCTCCAGGTTAATTCTGCCCCCACAGGTGCTGTCACGCCCATGACTGCTGCTATGGCCGCCTGGAGAAGCTGGGCTGTGATCCCAAACTGGAAAAGTACCTCTTCTCTATCACCCGGGACACCATCTTCTGTGGTAGGTGACCAATCCCGGGGGTGAGCCAGACACTGGGTAGGCAGGAGTCCCTCCAGATGCTGACCTTGATCCTCATCACATAAGAGTGGGAGCACTGGTCCATCATTTCAGATTCTTACTGGGCGTCTGGGCTACACAGCTTCGTGACCCATCGTCGATGTAGCCCTTGCCCAGGCTCAGCCTCTGGGGAGTCACCAGGAGTGACAGAGTTGAGCCACACCCAGAGCTAGAGTCCAACAACCCTCCCCTAGGAGGAGTCGGGAGGAGCTGTGACTCTGGACAGCAGCCCCCATTCTCACAAGCTGTTTGCCTCCCTCCTTTGGGGCTGCTAGGCTGAGCTCACCCCTTCACCCTGCCCGGTTCATTGCCCATTTGACTCTATTAGATTTCctccaggtctttttttttttttttctttttttcggagctggggaccgaacccagggccttgcgcttgctaggcaagtgctctaccactgagctaaatccccaaccccttcctccaGGTCTTATCTAGGGAAATAGCCTTGACCAAGAATACCCAGTTGC
It encodes the following:
- the Pla2g2e gene encoding group IIE secretory phospholipase A2 isoform X1, with product MKPPIALVFLCLLAPLAGGNLVQFGVMIERMTGKPALQYNDYGCYCGVGGSNWPVDQTDWCCHAHDCCYGRLEKLGCDPKLEKYLFSITRDTIFCAGRTTCQRQTCECDKRAALCFRHNLGTYNRKYAHYPNKLCTGPTPPC
- the Pla2g2e gene encoding group IIE secretory phospholipase A2; its protein translation is MIERMTGKPALQYNDYGCYCGVGGSNWPVDQTDWCCHAHDCCYGRLEKLGCDPKLEKYLFSITRDTIFCAGRTTCQRQTCECDKRAALCFRHNLGTYNRKYAHYPNKLCTGPTPPC